The DNA region TAAATTTGTAAAAGAAGGTTTGACGTTTGATGATGTGCTCTTAGTTCCACAAAAATCTGAAGTGTTGCCAGGAGATGTTTCAGTAAAAGCTGACTTATCAGAGACATTGAGGCTAAACATTCCTTTAATAAGTGCAGGAATGGATACGGTAACAGAATCAGATATGGCTATTGCCATGGCAAGACAAGGTGGATTAGGGATTATCCACAAGAATATGTCGATTGAACAACAAGCTGAACAAGTTGATAAAGTAAAACGCTCTGAGAGTGGTGTTATAACTGACCCTTTCTTTTTAACTCCAGAACATCAAGTATTTGATGCAGAACATCTAATGGGTAAATATCGTATCTCTGGTGTGCCAATTGTAAATAACATGGAAGAACAGATACTTGTTGGTATTATTACAAACCGTGATTTACGTTTTATCCAAGACTATTCGATTGAGATTAAAGATGTTATGACTAAAGAAGAGCTTGTAACAGCTCCTGTCGGAACAACTCTTAGTGATGCAGAGAAGATTCTACAAACATATAAAATTGAAAAACTTCCTTTAGTTGATAATAATGGTGTTCTAAAAGGACTTATTACGATTAAAGATATTGAAAAAGTAATTGAGTTTCCTCAGGCTGCCAAGGATGTTCATGGACGTTTACTTGCTGGAGCTGCAGTAGGTGTAACAGCAGATGCAATGAAGCGTGTAGACAAACTTGTAAAAGCTGGTGTTGATGTAATTGTACTGGATACTGCACATGGTCATTCTGCTGGTGTTTTAAATAAGGTCAGTGAAATCCGTAAAGCGTATCCTAAGTTAAATATTATTGCAGGTAATGTAGCTACTGCAGAAGGAACAAAGGCACTTATTGAAGCTGGTGCAAATATTGTCAAAGTAGGAATTGGACCTGGATCTATTTGTACAACACGTGTTGTTGCAGGAGTGGGGGTACCACAAATTACAGCTATCTATGATTGTGCAAATGAGGCACGTAAGCATGGAATTTCGATTATTGCAGATGGTGGTGTGAAGTATTCAGGAGATGTTGTAAAGGCATTAGCTGCTGGTGGGAATGCGGTCATGATGGGAAGCATCTTCGCTGGAACATCAGAAAGTCCTGGTGAAACAGAAATATATCAAGGACGTCGATTTAAAGTATATCGTGGAATGGGATCAGTCGGTGCTATGCAACAAGGTAGTAAAGACCGTTATTTCCAAGAAAATAATCAGAAATTTGTTCCAGAAGGCATTGAAGGTCGTGTTCCATATAAAGGCCCATTAGTTGATCTAATTTATCAACTTATTGGGGGAGTTCGTTCAGGAATGGGTTATTGTGGGGCGAAAGATTTAGTAACGCTTCGTGAAGAAAGTAAATTCATTCGAATGACAGGTGCAGGATTACGTGAAAGTCATGCACATGATGTACAAATCACGAAAGAAGCACCAAACTATTCTCTATAGACAGGGGGACTTTCCTCTGTCTATTTTTTTATATTAAGATGTGATAAAATTACGTTTGTACATAATAAGGTTGGAGGTTTAAGAATTGAATAATAAATGGAAGAAACTAGTCTCAAGCTATTTAGTCCTTGTACTTCTAATAGGGCTTGTTACTACAAGCGTTGGGAATAGAGTGCATGCAGCTGAACAATTTGATTTAAATGCAAAATCAGCTATC from Bacillus solimangrovi includes:
- the guaB gene encoding IMP dehydrogenase, coding for MWKDKFVKEGLTFDDVLLVPQKSEVLPGDVSVKADLSETLRLNIPLISAGMDTVTESDMAIAMARQGGLGIIHKNMSIEQQAEQVDKVKRSESGVITDPFFLTPEHQVFDAEHLMGKYRISGVPIVNNMEEQILVGIITNRDLRFIQDYSIEIKDVMTKEELVTAPVGTTLSDAEKILQTYKIEKLPLVDNNGVLKGLITIKDIEKVIEFPQAAKDVHGRLLAGAAVGVTADAMKRVDKLVKAGVDVIVLDTAHGHSAGVLNKVSEIRKAYPKLNIIAGNVATAEGTKALIEAGANIVKVGIGPGSICTTRVVAGVGVPQITAIYDCANEARKHGISIIADGGVKYSGDVVKALAAGGNAVMMGSIFAGTSESPGETEIYQGRRFKVYRGMGSVGAMQQGSKDRYFQENNQKFVPEGIEGRVPYKGPLVDLIYQLIGGVRSGMGYCGAKDLVTLREESKFIRMTGAGLRESHAHDVQITKEAPNYSL